TCCGTCACAATATTGATATTAACCCAAAAAAATGCAAATTCAAAGTCAAAATCAGAAAAGTGCCAATTGGCAATTTTCGTGCAACTTATTATATTCTTTTCCCTGTTTTTTTACATATCGCCCAATCATATCTTCATTCCCATGTTTTTCCACTGTGCTTGCGAAATATCCGTCTGTCCAGAATTCTCCGCCCCAAAGCTGTTTTTTAACTTGCGGACAGCGTTTAAATATTTCCCGTGCCGTGATGCTTTTTATCATTGTTATAATCTTGGT
This window of the Gammaproteobacteria bacterium genome carries:
- a CDS encoding transposase, yielding MIKSITAREIFKRCPQVKKQLWGGEFWTDGYFASTVEKHGNEDMIGRYVKKQGKEYNKLHENCQLALF